CCTCCCTCGCAGTGACACGAGCACAACCCATCACCATGACAGATACCACGATCCGAACCTACGACGAAACGGTATCCGAAGCGGACGCCGAAACCGAGGCGGTCGAATCGGAGACGACCTGCCCGGAGTGCGGCGGCCGACTCGTTACCGACACCGAACACGGCGAGACAGTCTGTACGGACTGCGGTCTCGTCGTCGAGGAGGACAGCATCGACCGCGGCCCCGAGTGGCGCGCCTTCGACTCCGCCGAGCGCGACCAGAAATCCCGCGTCGGCGCGCCGACGACCAACATGATGCACGACAAGGGCCTGTCGACCAACATCGGCTGGCAGGACAAAGACGCCTACGGGAGGGCCCTGTCGTCGCGCCAGCGGGCGAAGATGCAGCGGTTGCGCACCTGGAACGAGCGCTTCCGCACGCGCGACTCGAAAGAGCGCAACCTCAAGCAGGCGCTCGGCGAGATCGACCGCATGGCCAGCGCCCTCGGCCTCCCCGAGAACGTCCGCGAGACCGCCAGCGTGATCTATCGCCGCGCGCTCAACGAGGACCTCCTGCCCGGTCGCTCCATCGAGGGGGTGGCGACGTCGGCCCTGTACGCCGCCGCCCGCCAGGCCGGCACCCCCCGCAGCCTCGACGAGGTGACGATGGTCTCGCGCATCGACAAGATGGAACTGACCCGGACGTACCGGTACATCATCCGGCAGTTGAACCTGGAGATCAAGCCGGCGGACCCCGAGAGTTACGTCCCGCGCTTCGCCAGCGACCTCGGCCTCTCCGACGAGGTCGAACGCCGCGCCCGCGAACTGCTCAAGACCGCCCGCGAGGCGGGTCTGCTGAGCGGCAAGTCGCCGGTGGGGCTGGCGGCGGCGGCGATCTACGCGGCGGCGCTGCTCTCGAACGAGAAGGTCACCCAGAGCCAGGTCTCCGACGTCGCCAACATCTCCGAGGTCACCATCCGCAACCGGTACAAGGAACTCCTCGAAGCGAGCGAGGTCACGGCGGCGCTATAACGCGAGTCGAGGCTCAAGACTTTTGTCCGCGCGCGGCGCACGTCGATGCATGCCGACCGAAACGTACGTTCGGTTGCTCTGTCCCGAATGCGGTAAGCAGTGGGAGGCCGCCCCCCGCGACCTGCCGGCGCACAAGGATCAGTATCACTGTCCGAACTGTCACGCCACGCGTCGAATGGCCGAGTTCACGCGGACCGAGCGCGACCTGGAGACGCTGAAACAACTCGGCTGAACGCCACACCGTTTCGGCACCGTTTCGAGGGGCGTCGTTCGCGGTTAACTGCCGATTATCGCCGGTTAATCCCTCCTTAGCGCCGGAGGACGCCCGACCGATATAAAAACTCGCTCACCGGCCGTCTCACGGCTTCTCAGACAGGAATGTGCTAACGGTACTCAGGGTAATACTATATGCCCCCAGTCGTTATCGAGTCCTGAGCATGAAGAAGCAGGAGCTCATTCACCTTCATGGCCTGCTCGCACAGGTACGAGACCACTACCAGCAGCAGATGGAGACCAACATAGAACACGAGACGTACGACGAACTCGGCGTCCGGCCGACGTCTATTCACAAATCGAAGACAGAACACAAGAGAGCCGTTTTCGCACTCGCTAACGGGATAACCTCCGAACTCGAGATCGTCGACGAACAGCCCGTTTCGGCGGCTGCCGACTGACTTCTCGACACGACCTATCCCGACTGTTACTCCGACGAGTCGCTACGCCCGTCGTCTACATCTTCCACGTCGTCCACACCGTCCGGATCGCGACCGTCCGTCTCCTCCGTCTCACCCGCCCCGTCCACTTCGTCCGCTTCGTCCGCTTCGTCCACTTCGTCCACTTCGCCGTCCTCCCCCACCCTGTCGACCCGGAGCACGTCGAGGGGGATGTTACGCATTCGCTGACCGATCTCCTTGCGCGCGATTCGGGCGGCGTGTTGGTCGTCCTCGACGTTAAACACCGTCATCTCCAGTTCGAGCGCGACTAACCCCTCGTCGGCGGCGACGAACGCGGGGTCGAGTTCGCCTTCGCAGTGCGGGCACGCCCGCATTCCCATCGTTATCTCCACGTAGTTCAGGTCTGGATTCAGCATGTCTCCGGTCTTGGAGATCGCGATGCGGACTGCCTCGTCCGCGGACGCGACGTCGTACACCGGAACGGCGGCCTCGACAACGACACGACAGTCCATACCATGCGATTTCTCGTGAAGTGTCATGAACCTTCGCCCCGAGTCGGAACGGGGAAGCGACTGGGTCACGACCGTTCACGCGATGGAGACGGGTAGCATTCCCGTAGACTCGCTCTCGGGTGGGTTCGACCTGCAGGCGACCGTCGAGAGCGGCCAGACCTACGTCTGGTCGCGGGAGGACGACCGGATGTTCGAGGACGAGGTCGCACACGGTGGCGACGCCTGGTACGCGACGGTCCTCCCGTCGAGGCTCACCGACGGCGCGCCGGCGGTCGTCCAGGTTCGTCAGCGAGACGGGCAGATCGAGTGGAAGTCGAGCGTCGACGCGCACGACCACCTCGTCCGCCTCCTGCGCCTCGACGACGACCTCGACGCGATCGCGG
The Halomarina pelagica DNA segment above includes these coding regions:
- a CDS encoding DUF7836 family putative zinc-binding protein; amino-acid sequence: MPTETYVRLLCPECGKQWEAAPRDLPAHKDQYHCPNCHATRRMAEFTRTERDLETLKQLG
- a CDS encoding UPF0058 family protein translates to MKKQELIHLHGLLAQVRDHYQQQMETNIEHETYDELGVRPTSIHKSKTEHKRAVFALANGITSELEIVDEQPVSAAAD
- a CDS encoding DUF555 domain-containing protein is translated as MDCRVVVEAAVPVYDVASADEAVRIAISKTGDMLNPDLNYVEITMGMRACPHCEGELDPAFVAADEGLVALELEMTVFNVEDDQHAARIARKEIGQRMRNIPLDVLRVDRVGEDGEVDEVDEADEADEVDGAGETEETDGRDPDGVDDVEDVDDGRSDSSE
- a CDS encoding transcription initiation factor IIB, translating into MTDTTIRTYDETVSEADAETEAVESETTCPECGGRLVTDTEHGETVCTDCGLVVEEDSIDRGPEWRAFDSAERDQKSRVGAPTTNMMHDKGLSTNIGWQDKDAYGRALSSRQRAKMQRLRTWNERFRTRDSKERNLKQALGEIDRMASALGLPENVRETASVIYRRALNEDLLPGRSIEGVATSALYAAARQAGTPRSLDEVTMVSRIDKMELTRTYRYIIRQLNLEIKPADPESYVPRFASDLGLSDEVERRARELLKTAREAGLLSGKSPVGLAAAAIYAAALLSNEKVTQSQVSDVANISEVTIRNRYKELLEASEVTAAL